In Lentilitoribacter sp. Alg239-R112, the following proteins share a genomic window:
- a CDS encoding SCO family protein — protein MSASSSVRKGAWAAIVALLLIVAVSLTYQFVLKGTNNGFMANTKIGKPFDLIDHNGNAITEAVLSGKPSAVFFGFTHCPEVCPTTLYELSGWLDALGEDGKDINSFFITVDPERDSPEVMKSYVENFTDRIIGITGNPDEIFKLAKSWHVYWKRVPLDDGDYTLDHTASIFLVDAKGNFKSTIAFRENGETAMQKLRNLVKN, from the coding sequence ATGAGTGCTTCCAGCTCAGTGAGAAAAGGAGCTTGGGCAGCGATAGTTGCCCTTCTCCTCATCGTAGCTGTTTCCCTTACCTATCAGTTTGTTCTTAAGGGAACTAACAATGGATTTATGGCTAATACAAAAATAGGGAAACCATTTGATCTGATAGATCATAATGGCAATGCTATTACAGAGGCCGTACTTTCAGGTAAGCCATCCGCTGTATTTTTTGGATTTACGCATTGTCCAGAAGTTTGTCCAACCACCCTTTATGAATTATCAGGCTGGCTGGACGCGCTGGGAGAAGACGGCAAGGACATCAATTCATTTTTTATAACAGTTGACCCTGAGCGGGATAGTCCGGAGGTAATGAAATCTTATGTTGAGAATTTCACCGACCGAATTATCGGCATCACAGGTAATCCTGACGAAATCTTCAAACTTGCAAAATCATGGCATGTCTATTGGAAGAGAGTGCCTTTGGATGACGGTGATTACACTTTGGATCACACTGCCTCTATCTTTCTTGTTGATGCGAAAGGTAACTTCAAGAGCACTATCGCATTTCGGGAAAATGGTGAAACAGCTATGCAGAAATTGCGTAATCTGGTT